A portion of the Pseudobacteriovorax antillogorgiicola genome contains these proteins:
- a CDS encoding M48 family metallopeptidase, with protein sequence MRQKLGSKTQEKPIKKICTEPTARGDTVSPQNLLILFVGLRLFQHLCERYLAHLNRSFYEDPKRREEACQALNIAADDMEKTLQYSRDKNRFGAINSWVSTIITLAFLVLGGLGWVEGMAQSLSDSLGMGSIVTGLAFFGIITLLSSLLSIPFELYHTFVLEAKHGFNRQSMKGFWLDRVKGLVVGSILGGALLAVLLWIMASMGNQWWIVAWLVVFGFSLLTVWLYPTVLAPLFNKFSPLDEGELKDKIFTLAKKVEFEADGISIMDASTRSSHGNAYFTGVFGKKKIVLFDTLVKSMSTDEIVAVLAHELGHFKLHHIRWSLIRSFFMTGFMFFLISLALPVESLYQAFHLDGISDYGALTMFSLWFGPIGFLIQPLSNFMSRRNEFAADAFALNNVADKKLLGDALLKLRENSHVMPISHRAFSTVYHSHPPLLERLKAMGYI encoded by the coding sequence GTGCGTCAGAAATTAGGTAGCAAAACCCAAGAAAAACCGATAAAAAAGATTTGCACCGAGCCCACCGCACGAGGAGATACCGTGAGCCCGCAAAACTTGCTTATTCTATTTGTCGGACTTCGTCTGTTTCAACATCTTTGTGAGCGCTATCTCGCCCATCTGAACCGCTCCTTCTACGAAGACCCTAAACGTCGAGAAGAGGCCTGTCAGGCACTCAATATAGCCGCTGATGATATGGAAAAGACGCTACAGTACTCACGGGACAAAAACCGTTTCGGAGCGATCAACAGCTGGGTCTCTACGATAATAACACTCGCATTCCTAGTTTTGGGTGGCTTGGGTTGGGTGGAAGGCATGGCTCAAAGCCTGTCTGATAGCTTGGGCATGGGAAGCATCGTGACTGGCCTTGCCTTCTTTGGCATTATCACGCTCTTGTCTAGCCTACTGAGCATTCCCTTCGAGCTTTATCATACCTTCGTTCTAGAAGCCAAACACGGCTTCAATCGACAGTCGATGAAAGGCTTTTGGCTCGACCGCGTGAAAGGTTTGGTCGTTGGCTCCATTCTCGGTGGTGCTTTGCTTGCAGTTCTACTCTGGATTATGGCTAGCATGGGCAATCAATGGTGGATCGTAGCCTGGCTTGTAGTATTCGGGTTCAGCTTGCTGACTGTTTGGCTGTACCCCACCGTCCTAGCCCCTCTATTCAACAAGTTCTCTCCCCTGGATGAAGGAGAGCTTAAAGACAAAATTTTTACCTTAGCAAAGAAGGTTGAGTTCGAAGCAGACGGCATTTCTATCATGGACGCGTCAACTCGCTCATCACATGGCAATGCCTATTTTACAGGTGTGTTCGGCAAGAAGAAGATTGTCCTCTTCGATACCCTGGTAAAATCCATGTCGACCGACGAAATTGTCGCGGTCTTGGCTCACGAGCTAGGCCACTTCAAACTTCATCATATTCGCTGGAGTTTGATCCGAAGCTTCTTTATGACTGGCTTCATGTTCTTTTTGATCAGCTTGGCCCTTCCCGTAGAGAGCTTGTATCAAGCGTTTCATCTGGACGGTATCAGCGACTACGGTGCGCTCACCATGTTCTCCCTATGGTTCGGACCAATTGGCTTCCTCATCCAGCCTTTGAGCAACTTTATGTCACGACGCAACGAGTTCGCCGCCGATGCTTTTGCCCTCAATAATGTGGCAGATAAAAAGCTATTGGGCGATGCCTTGCTCAAGCTACGAGAGAATAGTCATGTTATGCCTATTTCACACAGAGCTTTCTCGACGGTATATCACTCGCACCCACCTCTTCTTGAGAGATTGAAAGCAATGGGTTACATTTAG
- the lexA gene encoding transcriptional repressor LexA has product MDKLTSKQQKAFDFIRHHTESKGYSPSLRELCHFMGYKAVGSAQDVIASLRRKGYLELAAKQKARTLIITSQAKRKFTTTRVEEDFDTISIPQLGSVPAGLPVEAIPDAAGSLKVSPSLLPRPMPPRHKLFALQASGLSMIGAGILDGDWLIVKSQEEATPGSIVVALVDGDATVKRLMQDQDKGWYLKPENVDFKPIFASDNEFQVIGKVIGLQRTVF; this is encoded by the coding sequence TTGGATAAGCTGACTAGCAAGCAACAGAAGGCTTTTGATTTTATCAGACATCACACCGAGTCAAAGGGCTACTCGCCAAGTTTGCGAGAGCTTTGCCATTTCATGGGCTATAAGGCAGTCGGTTCGGCCCAGGACGTGATTGCTTCTCTCCGCAGAAAAGGCTATCTGGAGCTGGCAGCGAAACAGAAAGCTCGCACCTTGATCATTACGAGCCAAGCCAAGAGAAAGTTCACGACCACAAGAGTCGAGGAAGATTTTGATACCATATCGATTCCCCAACTCGGCTCGGTACCCGCTGGCCTGCCCGTTGAGGCTATTCCAGATGCCGCCGGCTCACTCAAAGTTTCGCCCTCACTTCTTCCCAGACCAATGCCTCCTCGCCACAAGCTATTCGCTTTGCAAGCTTCGGGCTTGAGTATGATCGGCGCTGGTATCCTAGATGGTGACTGGTTGATTGTAAAAAGCCAAGAAGAAGCGACCCCTGGCTCCATTGTGGTTGCCCTTGTGGATGGCGATGCGACGGTTAAACGCTTGATGCAGGACCAAGATAAAGGCTGGTATCTTAAGCCAGAGAATGTCGATTTTAAGCCAATTTTTGCCTCTGATAATGAGTTTCAAGTTATTGGCAAAGTGATCGGTCTGCAACGAACGGTTTTCTAA
- a CDS encoding PP2C family protein-serine/threonine phosphatase, which yields MSTDAQKAGNSRTSMRVFILLWIFWISVLLLVQTSFLKSSIQTYISHPVDFILRNRLEQTPPLSPKLKIFALDDQSVAFLGDNEIGLKDFVLLVENIARKKPKVIILDRLFGETPKGPEADYWLDRLAKIDVPIYSGSYFNYRSIAYRQELNLETDQYRFSKYPGGAEHDPKKFKFQKQSGIAYGYASAYEGAFNGVGHIKQNDDGTFFPMVLYRKDYLVPYLGLYAGHDLKLMDGELYVNGHEVPMTRKGASIINHRPVIDYYRISKSMRSMIKRARNGDAEKNVSEGDVVVVLFNFYTGSTAFFEGAPFGEIPAGFLVATVADSAIQGTWLKTFDHDDVLVVILCLLGLFLGLKSGPIQFWGLSLLFASLYFIISVYLFCYHSIVVAWFLPIVGFLGSGLIFYVHERLGSEFIKVQIEKDYYSEKSLRLEQENKKIKLEERLNLGKAVQEILLPDKMRMNFQAYTIGMKYESAQEMSGDWLYVWHVNPNEERIILGDVVGKGPSAAIPVAVIIGILGECEKLDLSLEDALGRINQRLAILFNQQITTTCAAVALRDSGDVTFYNAGSPGWFLIKASGAQYLPLRSSSLGLSLNHKIVSQRLQIDETTHAFTFTDGYMEGSRAFKRLFRYLEGKQELDVDGIHQALDEIGQDFRLEDDRSLLAVKVS from the coding sequence GTGTCGACAGACGCTCAAAAAGCAGGCAACAGCCGCACTTCCATGAGAGTTTTTATTCTCCTATGGATTTTCTGGATCAGTGTGCTCTTGCTAGTGCAAACGAGTTTTCTTAAATCATCCATCCAAACCTATATATCTCACCCGGTAGACTTCATTCTTCGCAATCGCCTTGAGCAGACGCCTCCCTTGTCTCCAAAACTGAAGATCTTTGCCTTAGACGATCAGTCGGTGGCTTTTTTAGGGGACAACGAGATTGGCTTAAAAGACTTTGTGCTCTTGGTAGAAAATATTGCTCGCAAGAAGCCCAAAGTGATTATTTTGGATCGCTTGTTTGGAGAGACCCCTAAAGGCCCCGAAGCAGACTATTGGTTGGATCGTCTGGCCAAGATCGATGTGCCGATCTACTCAGGCTCCTATTTTAATTATCGTAGCATTGCCTATCGCCAGGAGCTGAATTTAGAAACAGACCAGTATCGTTTCAGTAAATATCCTGGAGGCGCCGAACATGACCCTAAAAAATTTAAGTTTCAGAAGCAGTCGGGGATTGCCTATGGCTATGCTTCTGCCTATGAGGGAGCATTCAATGGAGTTGGGCACATCAAGCAGAATGATGATGGTACGTTCTTCCCCATGGTGCTCTATCGCAAGGATTATCTGGTGCCATATCTTGGCCTTTATGCCGGTCATGATCTCAAGCTCATGGATGGTGAGCTTTATGTGAACGGCCACGAGGTTCCAATGACGCGCAAGGGAGCATCGATCATCAACCATCGCCCGGTAATCGATTACTACCGCATTTCAAAAAGTATGCGCTCTATGATCAAACGTGCGCGAAACGGGGATGCAGAAAAGAATGTTAGCGAAGGAGATGTGGTCGTTGTCTTATTTAATTTCTATACTGGATCAACGGCCTTTTTTGAAGGTGCCCCTTTCGGTGAGATTCCAGCAGGCTTTTTAGTCGCTACCGTAGCAGACTCGGCCATACAAGGAACCTGGCTTAAGACCTTTGATCATGACGATGTTTTGGTGGTGATCTTGTGTCTGCTGGGCCTTTTTCTGGGGTTGAAGTCTGGACCCATTCAATTTTGGGGGCTTTCCCTGCTTTTTGCCTCGCTCTACTTTATAATCAGTGTCTATCTGTTCTGCTATCACAGTATCGTCGTTGCCTGGTTCTTGCCTATTGTAGGATTTCTTGGCTCTGGCTTGATATTCTATGTGCATGAGCGCTTAGGGAGTGAGTTTATTAAAGTTCAAATTGAAAAAGACTATTATTCAGAAAAATCTCTGCGCCTGGAGCAGGAGAATAAGAAGATCAAGTTAGAAGAACGTTTGAACCTCGGTAAGGCAGTTCAGGAAATTTTGTTGCCAGATAAAATGAGGATGAATTTTCAAGCCTATACTATAGGTATGAAGTATGAGTCTGCTCAGGAGATGAGTGGTGATTGGTTATATGTGTGGCATGTGAATCCAAACGAAGAGCGTATTATCTTAGGCGATGTGGTTGGCAAAGGGCCTTCTGCAGCCATCCCAGTTGCTGTGATCATAGGTATCCTGGGTGAGTGTGAAAAGCTTGATCTAAGCCTGGAAGATGCTCTGGGGCGCATCAATCAACGGCTGGCTATTCTATTCAATCAGCAAATTACAACGACTTGTGCAGCGGTTGCTCTTCGTGATTCTGGTGATGTTACCTTTTACAATGCTGGTTCACCAGGCTGGTTTTTAATCAAAGCATCGGGTGCACAGTATCTGCCTCTGCGGAGCAGTTCTTTAGGTCTATCGTTGAATCATAAGATTGTCAGCCAAAGGCTTCAGATTGATGAAACTACACATGCATTTACCTTTACGGATGGCTATATGGAAGGCTCGCGGGCATTCAAGCGGCTTTTCAGATACCTTGAAGGAAAGCAAGAGCTTGATGTGGATGGTATCCATCAAGCCTTGGATGAGATCGGTCAGGACTTTCGTCTTGAAGACGATCGCTCTTTGCTTGCTGTTAAGGTTAGCTAG
- a CDS encoding rhomboid family intramembrane serine protease gives MSPSRRASYSIVIKLIVLMWLGFILSLVYPNLAQFGLYPREMWGLIGIFTSPFIHGGWNHLIANTTGMIIFGIIFSWVARGATGSIVLYMMVVQGLLTWIFAREGNHVGASGLVFGLFSYLIFIGFFERKFKHILVSMAVMILWGGTIVGVLPLSPFISWEAHLFGFVAGFFAAKYGLPKT, from the coding sequence ATGTCTCCGAGCCGTCGTGCATCCTATAGTATTGTGATCAAGCTAATTGTGTTGATGTGGCTTGGCTTTATCTTAAGTCTGGTTTATCCCAACCTTGCTCAATTTGGCCTATACCCCCGTGAGATGTGGGGCTTGATAGGAATTTTCACCTCCCCCTTTATCCATGGCGGTTGGAATCACTTGATTGCTAACACCACTGGGATGATCATTTTTGGCATTATTTTTTCTTGGGTCGCCCGCGGCGCCACCGGCAGTATTGTGCTTTATATGATGGTTGTGCAGGGTTTGCTTACATGGATCTTTGCTCGCGAGGGAAATCATGTAGGGGCATCAGGCCTTGTTTTTGGTCTTTTCTCGTATTTGATCTTTATTGGTTTTTTCGAAAGAAAGTTCAAACACATCCTAGTTTCTATGGCGGTTATGATTCTGTGGGGCGGTACCATTGTGGGGGTTTTACCGCTCTCGCCGTTCATTTCGTGGGAGGCTCATCTGTTTGGCTTTGTTGCGGGCTTCTTTGCCGCTAAATATGGTCTGCCAAAAACATAA
- a CDS encoding error-prone DNA polymerase: protein MAYSLKNIPWVEWICHSNFSFLTGASHPEDYILRASELSYRGIGICDYDGLYGVVRAHRQWETMGKPLKLIIGAEVHLAPHHKLPITLRDSLVLKASSYEGYQNLCVILSRVHHQSKTEGFITLDDLASMPVVDLVCIQPMRGIIRREGVPAAREHYYKLKEIFGQRLSLTVSRHLNPAEDRWIEPTLALGQSLEIPILMSQDAFFHRPQEKDLCDVVQAIRLNKTVAESVPHMFANDERSLHNLNELHARYHELPCFHDALAHSLDLLDSFQFDLRELKYSYPQEMIPDGFTSQSYLEHLVWEAFETYASCKDHLRDVIRKELQLIRILEFADYFLTVWDIVQWARKKNILCQGRGSAANSTVCFMLGITSVDPSLFELLFERFLSLERGDPPDIDVDFEHERREEVIQYIYERYGRPRAAMVANVITFRSRGAIRSVGKALGISEHTLSAAAKSQEDIHSYRKSPGQRLEKLQQEEGRDIPWQLWSNLSERLKGFPRHMGLHSGGFIISQHPLDSIVPQEPATMEGRTVVQWAKDDIEYLNLFKIDVLALGMLTVLKRCIEMAKSHYQRNLSLAEIPQGDEETYAMIQRAETVGTFQIESRAQMSMLPRLRPKTFYDLVVQIGIIRPGPIQGGLIHPFLRRRDGLEEVIYPHPKLKPILERTQGVPIFQEQVMRVAMAVGNFSPGEADQLRKQIGSWSINKNMGPLIQKLEQGMRQNGIKEIFVQQIIGHLRGFADYGFPESHAASFALLAYASSYFKCHLREVFYTSLINSQPMGFYSVHALLQSARREGSIIRPISLNQSQWLSTLEHIEGDQFAIRLGFHLVRGLSKNGGQALLQLREKHGTWSDLYKYLQQNPLNRSDLTALVAADSFADLGIPRAEALWIAEAAPFADLVEEDLQARLPKEDAFSKIEKDFEAFSTSLGEHPSSLIRRQYWNYAIPIHDLTLAQDLKSLIPNQTVYVFGMVLVRQSPLTAKGMIFFTLEDETGFINLAFTPPISKQYSEIINRQGFICISGKLQSVQEGHSILVRKVYPAHSSPKVIDLKKLRAIHNTEDSPASRKTLQRARNYM from the coding sequence ATGGCATATTCGCTTAAGAATATCCCTTGGGTCGAATGGATTTGTCACTCTAACTTTAGCTTTTTAACAGGTGCTTCTCATCCCGAAGACTACATTCTTCGAGCTAGTGAGTTGTCTTACCGCGGCATTGGAATCTGTGACTACGATGGTCTCTATGGAGTGGTGCGTGCTCATCGTCAATGGGAAACCATGGGCAAGCCACTCAAACTGATCATCGGCGCAGAAGTTCATCTTGCACCTCACCATAAGCTACCGATCACACTACGGGATAGCTTAGTCTTAAAAGCATCTAGCTATGAAGGGTATCAAAATCTTTGCGTTATCCTTAGCCGCGTTCATCACCAGAGCAAAACGGAAGGCTTTATAACTTTAGATGACCTAGCTAGCATGCCCGTTGTCGATCTGGTCTGCATCCAACCCATGCGTGGTATCATCAGGCGGGAAGGTGTGCCTGCTGCACGAGAGCACTACTACAAGCTCAAAGAAATTTTTGGTCAGAGGCTTTCTCTTACAGTCAGTCGCCACCTGAACCCTGCCGAAGATCGCTGGATTGAGCCGACTCTAGCCCTTGGTCAAAGCCTTGAAATTCCCATTCTTATGAGCCAAGACGCATTTTTTCACCGGCCTCAAGAAAAAGATCTCTGTGATGTGGTACAGGCCATCCGCCTCAATAAGACCGTTGCCGAATCAGTGCCTCATATGTTTGCTAACGATGAGCGGTCCCTTCATAACTTAAATGAACTTCATGCCCGCTACCATGAGCTACCTTGTTTTCACGATGCTCTGGCTCATAGCCTCGACCTGCTCGATAGCTTCCAATTTGATCTGCGAGAACTCAAGTACTCTTACCCTCAAGAGATGATACCTGATGGTTTTACATCGCAAAGCTATTTGGAGCACCTCGTCTGGGAAGCTTTCGAGACGTATGCATCCTGCAAAGATCATCTCCGAGATGTGATTCGCAAGGAGCTGCAACTGATTCGCATTCTGGAGTTTGCTGACTACTTTCTCACCGTCTGGGATATTGTTCAATGGGCTCGCAAGAAAAATATTCTATGTCAGGGTCGAGGCTCAGCGGCAAACTCAACTGTTTGCTTTATGCTTGGCATCACTTCGGTAGATCCATCTCTCTTTGAACTGCTATTCGAGCGCTTTTTAAGCCTTGAGCGCGGCGATCCACCGGATATTGACGTAGACTTCGAGCACGAACGCCGGGAAGAGGTGATCCAATACATTTATGAACGCTACGGCCGCCCTCGCGCTGCTATGGTAGCAAATGTCATAACCTTTCGTAGCCGTGGCGCGATTCGCTCTGTGGGTAAGGCCTTAGGCATCAGCGAACACACACTCAGCGCTGCGGCAAAGTCTCAAGAAGACATTCACTCCTATCGAAAGTCACCTGGTCAGCGTCTGGAAAAGTTGCAGCAGGAAGAGGGGCGCGATATCCCCTGGCAGCTATGGAGCAACTTATCAGAACGCCTTAAGGGCTTTCCCCGGCATATGGGTCTTCACTCTGGAGGCTTTATCATCAGCCAGCACCCCCTTGATAGCATCGTGCCTCAGGAACCCGCTACTATGGAAGGACGAACCGTAGTCCAGTGGGCAAAGGATGATATTGAATACCTCAACCTCTTCAAAATTGATGTATTGGCTTTGGGCATGCTCACAGTGCTGAAACGCTGCATTGAAATGGCAAAGAGCCATTATCAGAGAAATCTATCCCTAGCAGAGATTCCCCAAGGGGATGAAGAAACCTATGCTATGATTCAGCGGGCAGAAACCGTCGGCACCTTCCAAATTGAGTCTCGGGCCCAAATGTCGATGTTGCCACGACTCAGGCCCAAAACATTCTATGATCTCGTCGTCCAGATTGGAATTATCCGCCCTGGCCCCATCCAAGGAGGTTTAATTCACCCCTTTTTGCGCCGCCGGGATGGGCTGGAAGAGGTTATTTATCCCCACCCCAAGCTCAAGCCAATCCTAGAGCGAACCCAAGGGGTGCCTATCTTCCAAGAACAGGTGATGCGGGTGGCCATGGCCGTTGGCAACTTTAGCCCAGGAGAGGCCGACCAGCTGCGCAAGCAGATTGGATCTTGGTCCATCAATAAGAATATGGGGCCACTGATTCAAAAGCTTGAGCAAGGTATGAGGCAGAACGGGATCAAAGAGATATTCGTGCAGCAAATCATCGGCCATTTACGAGGCTTTGCCGACTATGGATTCCCCGAGTCTCATGCGGCCTCTTTCGCTTTGCTTGCCTATGCCTCATCCTACTTTAAATGCCACTTGCGAGAGGTTTTCTATACATCTTTGATTAACTCTCAGCCCATGGGTTTCTACTCAGTTCATGCGCTTCTTCAATCAGCACGTCGCGAAGGGAGTATCATCCGGCCCATCTCTTTAAATCAATCTCAATGGCTTTCAACTTTGGAGCATATTGAAGGAGATCAGTTTGCCATACGCCTAGGCTTTCACCTGGTCCGCGGACTATCCAAAAATGGTGGCCAAGCCCTTCTTCAATTGCGTGAAAAACATGGCACTTGGTCCGATCTATACAAATACTTGCAGCAGAACCCTTTAAATCGCTCGGATCTGACAGCTCTTGTTGCGGCTGATTCCTTTGCAGACCTAGGCATCCCAAGAGCTGAAGCTCTATGGATCGCCGAAGCAGCTCCTTTCGCAGATTTGGTGGAAGAGGACTTGCAGGCACGCCTCCCTAAAGAAGATGCCTTTAGTAAGATTGAAAAAGATTTTGAAGCATTCTCCACTAGTTTAGGCGAACACCCCAGCTCTCTTATTCGGCGCCAGTACTGGAACTATGCTATTCCTATCCATGACCTGACACTCGCACAAGACCTTAAGAGCTTGATCCCGAATCAGACCGTTTACGTTTTTGGTATGGTTTTGGTTCGCCAAAGTCCACTTACAGCAAAGGGCATGATTTTTTTCACTCTTGAAGATGAAACAGGTTTTATAAATCTAGCCTTCACGCCACCGATCAGCAAACAATATAGTGAGATCATCAACCGTCAGGGTTTCATTTGCATCTCTGGAAAGCTTCAGTCTGTTCAAGAGGGGCACTCCATCTTAGTGCGCAAGGTATATCCTGCTCATAGCAGCCCTAAGGTGATCGACCTTAAAAAGCTGAGAGCGATCCACAATACAGAAGACAGTCCAGCTAGCCGAAAAACTCTACAGAGGGCACGCAACTACATGTGA
- a CDS encoding PilZ domain-containing protein yields the protein MTANRSAIQKNKRAFFRIVYPHGEHPILKTDSKRYLILDISEGGCSFLLEPGMSFLPNETIQGFIQFSHRGGEPVLGRVMRIDGRKISIRFAKAPGLPLPRIMSEQRYLIQKHKMSS from the coding sequence ATGACCGCAAATCGTTCCGCTATTCAAAAAAATAAACGTGCATTTTTCCGCATTGTGTACCCTCACGGGGAGCACCCCATTCTCAAGACAGACAGTAAAAGGTATCTCATTCTAGATATTTCTGAAGGAGGCTGTAGCTTTCTTCTAGAGCCAGGCATGTCTTTCTTACCGAATGAAACAATTCAAGGTTTTATCCAATTTAGCCATCGTGGAGGCGAGCCGGTATTAGGTCGTGTCATGCGCATCGATGGACGTAAGATTTCTATTCGCTTTGCCAAAGCGCCTGGCCTGCCTCTACCTCGGATCATGAGCGAGCAACGCTACTTGATTCAGAAGCATAAGATGTCGTCTTGA
- a CDS encoding ammonium transporter, with protein MKLLTKKSLQWAGAWLLALTLSQPALAADTTIAFSVGNLWILIATALVFMMHLGFATLEAGLSQQKNAVNILFKNVAVLAIGLLSYAAIGFNLMYPGAEFAGGFFGFAGFGVGTDAQGLTTAYNENYTYWTDFIFQAMFAATTATIVSGAVAERIKVSSFIMFSTVFVAICYPIVGMWKWGGGFLDTLSTPFYDFAGSSLVHSVGGWGALAGAILLGPRLGKYLGKGVIKPIYPHSMPLATIGVFLLWFGWFGFNGGSVLSADAGAVSKVFVTTSIAGAAGIIGSMIATSFFIKHLDLTMVLNGALAGLVGITAGADQMSVMSAAAIGLIAGMLVVGSVLTLDRMEIDDPVGAVSVHLVCGIWGTLAVGLFGELASTAQFMSQLIGVVAIGLFSFGFAFGMFYLLKVTTGIRVSEEVERVGLDHHEHGLSAYRGLYLMMQKESEEAKAEKKEGVTADSKEVAYI; from the coding sequence ATGAAGCTCTTAACTAAGAAGTCTCTGCAATGGGCAGGAGCATGGCTTCTGGCATTGACTTTATCGCAGCCGGCTTTAGCGGCCGATACGACGATAGCTTTCAGCGTTGGAAATCTATGGATTCTCATTGCCACAGCGCTAGTGTTCATGATGCACTTGGGTTTTGCAACACTAGAGGCTGGTCTTTCGCAGCAGAAAAACGCGGTTAATATCCTATTTAAAAACGTAGCTGTGCTAGCCATTGGTTTGTTGAGCTATGCAGCCATTGGCTTCAACTTGATGTATCCAGGGGCAGAATTTGCAGGGGGGTTCTTTGGCTTCGCGGGCTTTGGTGTGGGGACTGATGCCCAGGGGTTGACCACTGCGTACAATGAGAATTACACCTACTGGACAGACTTTATTTTTCAAGCCATGTTTGCTGCTACAACCGCGACCATCGTCTCAGGCGCTGTTGCAGAGCGAATTAAGGTAAGTTCGTTCATTATGTTCTCCACGGTATTCGTTGCAATTTGCTATCCCATCGTTGGAATGTGGAAGTGGGGCGGAGGTTTTCTGGACACTCTATCGACGCCATTCTATGACTTCGCCGGTTCAAGCCTTGTTCACAGTGTTGGTGGCTGGGGAGCTCTTGCAGGTGCGATTCTGCTAGGCCCAAGACTTGGAAAGTATCTAGGTAAGGGTGTGATCAAGCCGATTTATCCTCATAGCATGCCTCTTGCTACGATCGGTGTTTTCTTGCTCTGGTTCGGTTGGTTTGGCTTTAATGGTGGATCTGTACTTTCTGCGGATGCCGGGGCTGTTTCTAAGGTATTTGTAACCACCTCGATTGCAGGGGCAGCAGGTATTATCGGTTCTATGATCGCTACTTCATTCTTTATCAAGCACCTTGACCTCACAATGGTTCTTAACGGCGCTCTTGCTGGGCTTGTTGGTATTACAGCTGGAGCAGATCAGATGTCAGTGATGTCGGCAGCTGCTATAGGACTGATTGCAGGTATGTTGGTAGTTGGCTCTGTTCTAACCTTGGATCGTATGGAAATTGATGATCCCGTTGGTGCCGTATCAGTTCATCTTGTTTGTGGTATTTGGGGAACTTTAGCAGTGGGGCTCTTTGGTGAATTGGCCTCAACAGCTCAGTTTATGAGTCAGCTGATCGGAGTTGTTGCGATTGGTCTTTTCTCGTTTGGTTTTGCTTTCGGTATGTTCTACTTGCTTAAGGTAACAACGGGCATCCGGGTAAGTGAAGAGGTTGAGAGGGTTGGCCTCGACCATCATGAGCATGGTCTTTCAGCCTACCGTGGCTTGTATCTCATGATGCAAAAGGAAAGTGAAGAAGCGAAGGCCGAGAAAAAAGAGGGCGTGACTGCTGACTCTAAAGAGGTCGCCTATATATAG